AATGTGTCGGCTTCAAGCACTCTATCACCTGCGGTGATTTTAAAAGGTCTAGAGGAGAAATCCACTGCTGAGATCTCGGCCATAACTGATATGGCACCGAAACGCTCGGCCTGTTTTCTCATGTCATTCATTAGGTCAGGTCCCATTACTCCATCTGGAAATCCTGGGAAATTCT
Above is a genomic segment from Thermodesulfobacteriota bacterium containing:
- a CDS encoding FAD-dependent oxidoreductase; this encodes MTTVSELKDRHKVIIMGSGPAGLTAALYTARANLEPVVFEGLEAGGQLTLTTDVENFPGFPDGVMGPDLMNDMRKQAERFGAISVMAEISAVDFSSRPFKITAGDRVLEADT